AACCCCAACGCTTGCAAATCTGCCTGCTTTAGTTAAAGTATTAAAAGGCTGTGATCTTGCTGACGTTCCGATTTTGGTGTTAACAATTGATCCTTGTATTAGCTGTACAGAAAGGTGATCCCATGTCAGTTTTTCATATTGCAAAAATTGTATTAAGAAGTTTATTCTCCAAGCCTGCCACCGGCATGTATCCTTTTAAGAAGCGCGAGTATTATTTAAGCACTCGCGGCTCTATACAAAATGATATTGAAAGCTGCATTTTCTGCGGACTATGCTCTAAAAAATGCCCCGCAAATGCAATCGAGGTTTCGAGAAATGATAAACAGTGGTCTATTGACCGTTTTCGCTGTGTGACCTGTAATGCCTGTGTCGAGGCATGCCCTAAAAAGTGCCTTGTTATGAAAAACACATACACAGCACCTGCGACGATCAAGTCAGTAGACAAATTCACTAAGTCGGCTGAAAGTCAGCAGTAAATATGCATGAATACTCCCTAACCGAGCGGATAGTAACAATAGCATCGGATACAGCAAGGAAAAATAATGCTAAAAACGTTTCTAAAGTAATTATCGTTGTGGGCGAATCGTCCGGGATAATAACGGAATCCGTCCAAATGTATTTTGATTTAATTGCTTTAGGGACGCCTGCCGAAGGTGCAGAACTTGAAGTAAAATCAATCAAACCTGAGATGTACTGCCCAAACTGCGGGAAGAATTTCATCCGCCCGCGGTTTTCTTTTGAATGCCCGGCATGCGGCGCTCTTGGGAATCCAACTGAAATAGGAAAAGAATTTTACGTTGAAAGCGTAGAACTTGAATTATAAAGGAATATATAATGGCTAAAAAAAATGTCGAAGTGTTGGAAAGCATATATTCTGAAAACGATCGAATTGCAG
Above is a genomic segment from Bacillota bacterium containing:
- a CDS encoding 4Fe-4S dicluster domain-containing protein, which gives rise to MSVFHIAKIVLRSLFSKPATGMYPFKKREYYLSTRGSIQNDIESCIFCGLCSKKCPANAIEVSRNDKQWSIDRFRCVTCNACVEACPKKCLVMKNTYTAPATIKSVDKFTKSAESQQ
- a CDS encoding hydrogenase maturation nickel metallochaperone HypA, which encodes MHEYSLTERIVTIASDTARKNNAKNVSKVIIVVGESSGIITESVQMYFDLIALGTPAEGAELEVKSIKPEMYCPNCGKNFIRPRFSFECPACGALGNPTEIGKEFYVESVELEL